A stretch of the Vigna radiata var. radiata cultivar VC1973A chromosome 7, Vradiata_ver6, whole genome shotgun sequence genome encodes the following:
- the LOC106767600 gene encoding transcription factor MYB3 isoform X1 has translation MRKPASDIKDLNKGAWSKQEDQKLIDYINKHGEVCWRTLPQAAGLLRCGKSCRLRWINYLRPDLKRGNFAEDEEDLIIKLHALLGNRWSLIAGRLPGRTDNEVKNYWNSHIKRKLISKGIDPNNHRLDHKVPFLQNPPMSEDASEPFGTKVVEKNRPCKSTPHVYGDVSDDASGEAQSSYALPDLNLDLSIAIPSESQNNLKPFRQSYSSRKLPYDSPSTLLLFQ, from the exons ATGAGAAAACCTGCTTCTGATATCAAAGACTTGAACAAAGGAGCTTGGTCCAAACAAGAAGACCAAAAACTCATAGATTATATCAACAAACATGGTGAGGTTTGTTGGCGTACACTCCCTCAGGCTGCAG GTTTACTTCGGTGTGGCAAAAGTTGTAGACTGAGATGGATAAACTATCTAAGGCCAGACCTTAAAAGAGGCAACTTTgctgaagatgaagaagatctCATCATCAAGCTTCATGCGCTACTTGGCAACCG GTGGTCACTTATAGCAGGGAGATTGCCTGGTCGTACAGATAACGAAGTGAAGAACTATTGGAATTCTCATATAAAAAGAAAGCTAATTAGCAAAGGCATTGATCCAAATAATCATCGATTAGATCATAAAGTCCCTTTCCTTCAGAATCCACCCATGTCTGAAGATGCCTCAGAACCTTTTGGCACGAAAGTCGTTGAAAAGAACAGGCCATGTAAATCAACTCCTCATGTTTATGGTGATGTCTCAGATGATGCAAGTGGCGAGGCTCAGTCATCATATGCCCTTCCGGATTTAAACCTTGATCTCTCTATCGCCATTCCTTCAGAATCACAAAACAATCTAAAACCCTTTCGTCAATCTTATTCATCCAGGAAACTGCCTTATGATTCTCCTTCAACACTTCTTCTGTTTCAGTAA
- the LOC106767600 gene encoding transcription factor MYB3 isoform X2, giving the protein MRKPASDIKDLNKGAWSKQEDQKLIDYINKHGLLRCGKSCRLRWINYLRPDLKRGNFAEDEEDLIIKLHALLGNRWSLIAGRLPGRTDNEVKNYWNSHIKRKLISKGIDPNNHRLDHKVPFLQNPPMSEDASEPFGTKVVEKNRPCKSTPHVYGDVSDDASGEAQSSYALPDLNLDLSIAIPSESQNNLKPFRQSYSSRKLPYDSPSTLLLFQ; this is encoded by the exons ATGAGAAAACCTGCTTCTGATATCAAAGACTTGAACAAAGGAGCTTGGTCCAAACAAGAAGACCAAAAACTCATAGATTATATCAACAAACATG GTTTACTTCGGTGTGGCAAAAGTTGTAGACTGAGATGGATAAACTATCTAAGGCCAGACCTTAAAAGAGGCAACTTTgctgaagatgaagaagatctCATCATCAAGCTTCATGCGCTACTTGGCAACCG GTGGTCACTTATAGCAGGGAGATTGCCTGGTCGTACAGATAACGAAGTGAAGAACTATTGGAATTCTCATATAAAAAGAAAGCTAATTAGCAAAGGCATTGATCCAAATAATCATCGATTAGATCATAAAGTCCCTTTCCTTCAGAATCCACCCATGTCTGAAGATGCCTCAGAACCTTTTGGCACGAAAGTCGTTGAAAAGAACAGGCCATGTAAATCAACTCCTCATGTTTATGGTGATGTCTCAGATGATGCAAGTGGCGAGGCTCAGTCATCATATGCCCTTCCGGATTTAAACCTTGATCTCTCTATCGCCATTCCTTCAGAATCACAAAACAATCTAAAACCCTTTCGTCAATCTTATTCATCCAGGAAACTGCCTTATGATTCTCCTTCAACACTTCTTCTGTTTCAGTAA